In the Muricauda sp. MAR_2010_75 genome, one interval contains:
- a CDS encoding alpha-2-macroglobulin, with the protein MSRLFRISIVLLLIFTVSCKKKTGQSETDNLFKFKDYISYHTHGNQSISAIIKIVLAQQLTQYEVNQELPEEYLKISPSIEGTLIIENGRELTFQPSEYLKPDTEYVVTLSLNKLMEDIESEFRKYTFSFKTITPNFKINLGNLQSYSREWQYLTGTLDASDILDASKINDVLEVQQGGKKVAVKWDNTSDNAQYYSFKIDSISRKTDDSELTINWNGNDLGIDNKGSETYPIPGLNKFVIVDATSTSAPNAVLTLNFSEPLQQNQNLNGLVTIENAESLRYEIDGNVLKVYPSNRILGEVRVNAFEGIKSEYGFTLSETFSELVSFEQLKPNVRLISKGTILPNAASTPIYFETVNLSAVEVRVIQVYENNMLQYLQNNNFGTEYLSDLRPVGRRVAYKIIPLSETGEENSSYWKAHALDLSELIKIHPGSLYRVEFSFKKEHTTYNCGDSEAIEETSIDYASENSSDEALEERYWDNEIYYWRNYNYNWNERDNPCHSAYYNDTRIAYTNLLGSDLGLIAKKGNNRSYHFAATNLLTTKPEANTNIKLYNYQQQLLGEVTTDASGFAVYDGEKTVAFAAAQKENNFAYAKLMDGNALSLSKFDVSGEELQSGLQGFIYTERGVHRPGDVAHLTFVLDDSANPLPQGHPVTLEVTDARGKLVQRNVLTEGTLPVADGLYAKKEEKFYYFPVPTQSNSPTGTWNAKIVVGGAQFNKSLKIATVKPNRLKVDFSFDDDVLTANSNNRGKATVQWLHGAPARNLKIDINATLKQIATAFPKFKDYVFQDPVRSFNETELQWISSKLDANGVLNINEKINMNGNAPGMLQATFTTKVFEGGGDFSIDVFSKNLAPFTHFVGLKSPEAKQYGSFLTDENTSFDVVSVDAQGNPSGNRKLKVQVFKIEWRWWWNRGYDNLSRYENATVHRPFKEMSITTGADGKANFNINVPDEEGGRFLIRVMDEVSGHATGRTAYFYRNWWRRPASNDAESSKILIFSADKEKYKLGEEAIVTFPSDRGGRALISIENGTEVLSQQWIETSAKETKATIPITAQMAPNAYINISLLQPHGQVANDLPIRLYGVVPLLVEDPATFLEPQLSMPTVLEPEKSFKVTVSEAHKKPMTYSLAVVDEGLLDLTRFQTPDIHSSFYARQALGVKTFDIFDDVMGAYSISVDNIYAIGGGGIGAGAKNRKAQRFKPVVTYLGPFTLKPGEKVSHTINMPNYVGSVRTMVVAGNQNSAYGNTEKTTPVRKPLMVLTSIPRKLSPGETVTIPVTVFAMEPKVKNVKVSINAGKALEPLGETSRNITFNAVGEQIVNFEFKVNPAASFQTIKVTASGAGESASSETEIDVENPNPITTRSELYTIEANGSQTIPFETFGTSGTNEAFIEFSTLPPMDFSKRLDYLLRYPHGCVEQTTSAAFPQLFLGDVLDITFERKKKIEENVKAAIRRLGDFQTPSGGLSYWPGYGGADDWGTSYAGHFMLEAKQQGYQLPLTFLSNWLQYQKNAARQWSNAATSYNNDIAQAYRLYTLALAQQPELAAMNRLRESKNLSNEAKWRLAAAYALVGKKEVAHAIAQKANINFTPNNYDYRTYGSVFRNRAMALETMIILGDAQQRELAISLAKNLSSQSWYSTQETAFALLSMAKMVQKNGGKSIDLTFTNNGKEVSVKTDRAIAQRSITISSFKEEIQVSNKQGNTIYATLTQTGKLPVGEELAQQQNLNLSVAYLDAIGNSININELRQGTEMQAQITVFNSSNDYVDNLALTHIVPSGWEIVDTSYTDGDNPNASKADYVDTRDDRTHLYFDLGARKSKTFTIKLNASFLGDYYLPGAQVEAMYDNNYQARNKGNWIKVVQ; encoded by the coding sequence ATGTCAAGGCTTTTCAGAATTTCTATTGTTTTACTACTGATTTTTACTGTATCCTGTAAGAAGAAAACGGGTCAAAGCGAGACAGACAACCTGTTCAAATTCAAAGATTACATAAGTTACCATACCCATGGCAACCAAAGCATTTCCGCTATCATAAAAATTGTTCTGGCACAACAATTGACGCAATATGAAGTGAATCAAGAACTTCCCGAAGAATACCTCAAAATTTCACCAAGTATTGAGGGGACACTCATAATTGAAAATGGAAGGGAACTCACCTTTCAACCTTCGGAATACTTGAAACCCGATACGGAATATGTAGTTACCCTTTCCTTGAACAAACTCATGGAGGACATCGAGAGTGAGTTTAGAAAATACACCTTCAGTTTTAAGACCATTACGCCCAACTTTAAGATCAATTTGGGTAATCTTCAATCCTACAGTAGGGAATGGCAATATTTGACAGGCACCCTGGATGCTTCGGATATTTTGGATGCTTCTAAAATAAATGATGTACTCGAAGTACAGCAGGGAGGCAAGAAGGTAGCTGTGAAATGGGACAACACCTCTGATAATGCTCAATACTACAGTTTCAAAATAGATAGTATTTCCCGTAAAACAGATGATAGCGAGCTTACCATTAATTGGAATGGAAATGACTTGGGTATTGATAATAAAGGTTCGGAAACCTATCCCATTCCCGGACTGAATAAATTTGTGATTGTGGATGCAACGAGCACATCCGCACCCAATGCTGTTTTGACCTTAAACTTTTCTGAACCCTTGCAGCAGAATCAAAACCTGAATGGGTTGGTGACCATTGAAAATGCCGAAAGCCTTCGCTATGAAATTGATGGTAATGTGCTTAAGGTCTACCCTTCCAACCGTATTTTGGGGGAAGTTCGGGTGAATGCCTTTGAAGGCATCAAAAGTGAATATGGATTCACCCTGAGCGAAACCTTCTCAGAGCTGGTTTCCTTTGAACAGTTAAAACCCAATGTCCGATTGATTTCCAAAGGGACCATTTTACCAAATGCAGCATCCACTCCCATTTATTTTGAAACCGTGAACCTCTCCGCCGTGGAAGTTCGGGTCATTCAGGTTTACGAAAATAATATGTTGCAATACCTTCAAAATAATAATTTTGGTACGGAATATTTATCCGATTTACGACCCGTGGGGCGAAGGGTGGCCTACAAAATCATTCCACTATCTGAAACGGGGGAAGAAAATTCCAGCTACTGGAAAGCCCATGCCCTAGACCTTTCTGAGTTGATCAAAATTCATCCAGGATCACTGTACCGGGTCGAGTTCAGCTTTAAAAAAGAACATACTACCTACAATTGTGGTGATTCCGAAGCCATCGAAGAAACATCAATTGACTATGCCTCAGAAAATTCCAGTGATGAAGCATTGGAAGAACGTTATTGGGACAATGAAATCTATTATTGGCGAAACTATAACTATAATTGGAATGAGCGTGACAATCCATGCCATTCCGCTTATTACAACGACACTCGTATCGCCTATACCAATCTATTGGGTAGTGATTTGGGGCTCATCGCCAAGAAAGGGAACAACCGATCCTATCATTTTGCGGCCACCAACCTATTGACAACCAAACCTGAGGCCAACACCAATATCAAACTATATAATTACCAACAACAATTATTGGGAGAGGTAACCACAGACGCCTCCGGTTTTGCCGTCTATGATGGAGAAAAAACCGTTGCTTTTGCTGCGGCCCAAAAGGAAAATAATTTTGCCTATGCCAAATTAATGGATGGCAATGCCCTTTCCCTAAGCAAGTTTGATGTTTCTGGGGAAGAACTGCAAAGTGGACTTCAAGGCTTTATCTATACCGAAAGAGGTGTTCACCGACCTGGTGATGTGGCCCACCTGACTTTTGTTTTGGACGATTCTGCAAATCCACTTCCGCAAGGACATCCCGTAACGTTGGAGGTAACCGATGCCCGTGGCAAATTGGTACAACGCAATGTACTTACGGAGGGAACCCTGCCCGTAGCTGATGGTTTGTATGCCAAAAAAGAGGAAAAATTCTATTATTTCCCAGTTCCCACCCAATCCAATTCCCCAACCGGAACGTGGAATGCCAAAATTGTGGTAGGCGGTGCCCAATTCAATAAAAGTTTAAAAATCGCAACCGTAAAACCCAATCGCTTAAAAGTCGACTTTTCGTTTGATGATGACGTATTGACCGCTAATTCCAACAATCGAGGGAAAGCTACAGTACAATGGTTGCATGGTGCCCCGGCCCGCAATCTTAAAATCGATATCAATGCCACCCTCAAACAAATAGCAACTGCTTTTCCAAAATTCAAAGACTACGTCTTTCAAGATCCTGTGCGCAGTTTCAACGAGACTGAATTACAGTGGATTTCCTCTAAATTGGATGCCAATGGGGTTTTAAACATTAATGAAAAAATCAATATGAATGGTAATGCCCCTGGAATGCTTCAGGCTACATTTACCACCAAGGTTTTTGAAGGTGGTGGCGATTTTTCCATCGATGTATTTTCCAAAAATTTGGCTCCCTTTACTCATTTTGTCGGATTAAAATCGCCCGAAGCCAAACAATATGGTTCTTTCTTGACCGATGAAAATACTTCTTTTGATGTGGTCAGTGTGGATGCCCAAGGAAATCCATCCGGCAACCGAAAATTAAAAGTTCAGGTGTTTAAAATTGAATGGCGATGGTGGTGGAACAGGGGTTACGACAATCTCTCCCGATACGAAAATGCCACCGTGCACCGCCCGTTCAAGGAAATGAGCATTACTACGGGAGCCGATGGTAAAGCTAATTTCAATATTAATGTCCCCGATGAGGAAGGGGGACGATTCTTAATCCGGGTAATGGATGAAGTTTCTGGTCACGCTACGGGTCGTACTGCCTATTTTTATCGAAACTGGTGGAGGAGACCAGCCTCCAACGATGCTGAAAGCTCCAAAATACTGATTTTCTCAGCCGATAAGGAAAAGTATAAGTTGGGTGAAGAAGCTATTGTCACCTTTCCTTCAGACCGAGGCGGTCGTGCACTAATCAGTATAGAAAATGGAACCGAAGTATTGTCCCAACAATGGATTGAGACTTCAGCTAAAGAGACAAAGGCCACTATTCCCATTACAGCTCAGATGGCACCAAATGCCTACATTAATATTTCATTGTTGCAACCGCATGGACAAGTGGCCAACGATTTACCCATTCGATTGTATGGTGTGGTTCCCCTTTTGGTTGAAGACCCTGCCACTTTCTTGGAACCCCAACTTTCTATGCCAACCGTACTGGAGCCTGAAAAATCGTTTAAGGTCACCGTTTCTGAAGCCCATAAAAAACCAATGACCTATTCCTTGGCCGTGGTGGATGAAGGATTATTGGATTTGACCCGTTTCCAAACTCCAGATATTCACAGCTCCTTTTATGCGCGGCAAGCACTCGGGGTAAAGACCTTCGATATTTTTGATGACGTCATGGGCGCCTATTCCATCAGTGTGGACAATATTTACGCGATTGGTGGCGGTGGTATCGGTGCTGGTGCCAAAAACCGAAAAGCACAACGGTTTAAGCCGGTGGTCACCTATTTAGGTCCATTCACGTTGAAACCCGGTGAAAAAGTATCACATACCATAAACATGCCCAATTATGTGGGCTCGGTTCGTACCATGGTAGTGGCCGGTAACCAGAACAGTGCCTACGGCAATACCGAAAAGACCACTCCGGTGCGGAAACCCTTAATGGTACTGACTTCCATTCCAAGAAAACTTTCGCCTGGGGAAACCGTGACCATTCCCGTGACGGTTTTTGCCATGGAGCCCAAAGTGAAAAACGTGAAGGTTTCCATAAATGCGGGCAAGGCTTTGGAGCCTCTTGGTGAAACCTCCAGAAACATAACGTTCAATGCGGTGGGGGAACAAATTGTAAATTTTGAATTTAAGGTCAATCCGGCTGCTTCATTTCAAACCATAAAAGTGACCGCGTCAGGAGCTGGTGAAAGTGCCAGTAGTGAAACCGAAATTGATGTGGAAAACCCCAACCCAATCACCACAAGAAGCGAATTGTACACCATTGAGGCCAACGGCTCCCAAACCATTCCCTTTGAAACTTTTGGAACTTCTGGCACCAATGAAGCCTTTATTGAATTTTCTACCCTTCCGCCTATGGATTTTTCCAAGCGATTGGATTATTTGTTGCGTTATCCTCACGGATGTGTGGAACAGACTACTTCCGCAGCATTTCCGCAGTTGTTTTTGGGAGATGTGCTCGACATCACCTTTGAACGGAAAAAGAAAATCGAGGAGAATGTAAAAGCCGCCATCCGTAGACTGGGTGATTTTCAAACCCCAAGTGGTGGATTGAGCTATTGGCCCGGCTATGGCGGTGCCGATGATTGGGGAACCTCCTATGCCGGTCATTTTATGTTGGAAGCCAAACAGCAAGGATATCAACTGCCATTGACTTTCTTGAGCAACTGGCTGCAATACCAGAAAAATGCCGCACGACAATGGAGCAATGCCGCTACCAGTTACAACAATGATATTGCGCAGGCCTATCGTTTGTATACTTTGGCCTTGGCACAACAACCCGAGTTGGCGGCCATGAACCGACTTCGGGAATCCAAAAACTTAAGCAATGAGGCCAAATGGCGATTGGCCGCGGCCTACGCCTTGGTCGGTAAAAAAGAAGTGGCCCATGCGATTGCGCAAAAAGCAAACATCAATTTTACGCCCAACAATTACGATTATAGAACTTATGGTTCCGTATTCCGAAACAGGGCCATGGCGTTAGAAACCATGATCATTCTTGGTGATGCTCAACAACGGGAACTGGCCATTTCATTGGCTAAAAACCTATCTTCCCAGAGTTGGTACAGCACCCAAGAAACTGCTTTTGCCCTCCTGTCCATGGCAAAAATGGTGCAGAAAAATGGGGGTAAATCCATCGATTTGACCTTTACCAACAATGGCAAGGAAGTCTCGGTAAAAACGGATAGAGCCATTGCGCAACGAAGCATTACTATTTCATCTTTTAAAGAGGAGATTCAGGTGAGCAATAAGCAAGGCAATACCATTTATGCCACCTTAACGCAGACTGGGAAATTACCCGTGGGTGAGGAATTGGCCCAACAGCAAAACTTGAACCTCTCCGTGGCCTATTTAGATGCCATTGGAAATTCCATCAATATAAATGAATTACGACAAGGAACCGAGATGCAAGCGCAGATCACGGTCTTTAACAGTTCCAATGATTATGTGGATAACTTGGCTTTGACCCATATTGTTCCCAGTGGATGGGAGATTGTGGATACTTCGTATACAGATGGCGATAATCCCAATGCGTCCAAGGCCGATTATGTAGATACTCGGGATGACCGTACCCATCTGTATTTTGACCTTGGTGCGAGAAAATCCAAGACCTTCACCATTAAGTTGAATGCCTCCTTCTTGGGCGATTACTATTTGCCCGGAGCACAGGTTGAAGCCATGTATGACAACAACTATCAAGCGCGGAACAAAGGAAATTGGATTAAAGTAGTACAGTGA
- the pbpC gene encoding penicillin-binding protein 1C: MKDFWSPVKKIVAKHKIKLGVLTLVLVLWLFCLPKNLFEDPKSTVVNASDGSLIGARIANDGQWRFPQLDSIPHRFEQCILLFEDEYFYQHPGFNPVSIIKAIGHNLTKETRRGGSTITQQVIRLSRKNQSRTYWEKCIEIFMATRLELRHSKEEILNLYASHTPYGGNVVGLETAAWRYFGIPAHELSWGQSAALAVLPNAPALIFPGRNEQEFLEKRNRLLKKLWDKGTLDQTAYELAVAEPLPQKPFPLPDVAPHLTERIRIEHPGERITTSIQRPLQQQLNLLAERHYQQLKSNEIHNLAILVLDVESRKVLGYVGNSPSGKAHGNYVDIITKNRSTGSTLKPFLFASLLDEGQVLPHSLVEDVPTVINGYNPQNFDKKHVGAVPVSRALSRSLNVPAVRLLREYGLQKFYNKLHKMNLESLNKPSSYYGLSLILGGAESSLWEMTQTYASLASTLNHFAENSSTYYPNEFVTPAYLANQTIDFGEQQFNPTVLGAGAIYSTFQAMYEVNRPEGDENWHFFDSSQPIAWKTGTSFGFKDAWAVGVTPKYAIGVWAGNADGEGRPGLTGITAAAPLLFDVLDALPHSGWFQEPFDDLVEVEVCTESGYRASVYCDETKKELVPTHGTRGGPCPYHHQMFLDASEKFRVNSDCYPLENMVAKNWFMLPPVLEYYYATSNPNYKPLPPYLQGCSSLENQRMEFLYPKKNQAVLLPKDLGTTTSDVILKLAHQQSDVVVYWYLDETYVGKTENFHELLLDIQPGEYTLTVVDSEGNRMQQQMEVRQASGD, encoded by the coding sequence ATGAAAGATTTTTGGTCGCCAGTAAAAAAGATAGTCGCCAAGCACAAAATCAAGTTGGGCGTGTTAACCCTTGTTTTGGTTTTGTGGTTGTTCTGTCTGCCCAAAAATCTGTTTGAAGACCCTAAGTCGACCGTAGTGAATGCGTCCGACGGTAGCTTGATTGGAGCACGGATTGCCAATGATGGGCAATGGCGATTTCCACAACTGGATTCAATCCCACACCGATTTGAGCAATGCATTTTGTTGTTTGAGGATGAATATTTTTATCAACATCCCGGCTTCAACCCTGTCTCCATCATCAAGGCCATTGGGCATAATCTTACCAAAGAGACTCGAAGAGGTGGGAGCACCATCACCCAACAGGTTATTCGTCTTAGCCGAAAAAATCAAAGTCGCACCTATTGGGAAAAGTGTATCGAGATTTTTATGGCCACTCGTCTCGAATTACGTCATTCCAAAGAAGAAATTCTGAATCTGTATGCGTCCCATACGCCCTACGGTGGTAATGTAGTGGGGCTGGAAACCGCTGCTTGGCGCTATTTTGGGATTCCCGCCCACGAACTAAGTTGGGGGCAATCCGCCGCATTGGCCGTTTTGCCCAATGCCCCTGCATTGATTTTCCCCGGACGTAACGAACAAGAATTCTTGGAAAAACGAAATCGGCTACTAAAAAAATTATGGGATAAGGGTACCCTGGACCAAACTGCGTATGAATTGGCGGTGGCCGAACCGCTTCCCCAAAAGCCCTTCCCACTGCCCGATGTTGCCCCGCACCTTACGGAACGTATTCGAATTGAACATCCGGGTGAGCGTATCACCACTTCTATTCAAAGACCGTTGCAGCAACAACTCAATCTGTTGGCGGAACGCCATTATCAACAGTTGAAAAGCAATGAAATCCACAACTTGGCCATTTTGGTCTTGGATGTGGAATCTCGAAAAGTGTTGGGTTATGTGGGAAATTCCCCTTCGGGGAAAGCACATGGCAATTATGTGGATATCATCACCAAAAATCGAAGTACAGGGAGCACGCTGAAGCCTTTTTTGTTTGCCTCCTTGTTGGATGAAGGCCAAGTATTACCTCATAGTTTGGTGGAAGACGTCCCCACCGTCATCAATGGGTACAATCCACAAAATTTTGACAAAAAACATGTGGGTGCCGTACCTGTGAGCAGAGCGCTCTCCCGTTCGTTGAATGTTCCTGCGGTACGATTACTACGGGAATACGGCCTCCAAAAATTCTACAACAAGCTGCACAAAATGAATTTGGAATCTTTGAACAAACCTTCTTCCTACTATGGTCTCTCCCTCATTCTTGGAGGAGCGGAAAGTTCCCTTTGGGAAATGACGCAGACCTATGCTTCGCTTGCTTCGACCTTGAACCATTTTGCGGAAAATTCCAGCACCTATTACCCAAATGAGTTTGTCACACCCGCCTATCTCGCTAACCAAACTATTGATTTTGGCGAGCAACAGTTTAACCCCACTGTTTTGGGAGCTGGGGCCATTTACAGCACGTTTCAAGCCATGTACGAGGTCAACCGCCCTGAAGGGGATGAGAATTGGCACTTTTTTGATTCCTCCCAGCCCATTGCTTGGAAAACAGGGACCAGTTTTGGGTTTAAGGATGCTTGGGCCGTAGGGGTCACCCCAAAATACGCCATTGGCGTCTGGGCTGGAAATGCGGATGGTGAAGGAAGACCAGGACTAACGGGAATTACCGCCGCCGCTCCCCTGCTTTTTGATGTGTTGGATGCGCTGCCCCACAGCGGATGGTTCCAAGAACCTTTTGATGATTTGGTGGAAGTGGAGGTTTGTACTGAAAGCGGCTATCGAGCTTCCGTATATTGTGATGAAACGAAAAAAGAGCTTGTCCCCACCCACGGCACCCGAGGCGGGCCTTGCCCCTATCATCACCAAATGTTTTTGGATGCTTCGGAAAAATTCAGGGTGAATTCTGATTGCTATCCGTTGGAAAATATGGTGGCCAAAAACTGGTTTATGCTACCTCCCGTTTTGGAATACTATTATGCTACTTCCAATCCCAATTACAAACCATTACCACCCTATTTGCAAGGATGTTCCTCCTTGGAAAACCAGCGTATGGAGTTTCTCTATCCGAAAAAAAATCAAGCCGTGCTCCTTCCCAAGGATTTGGGCACCACCACCTCAGATGTCATTTTAAAATTGGCCCATCAACAATCAGACGTCGTGGTGTATTGGTATTTGGATGAAACTTATGTCGGCAAAACCGAAAATTTCCATGAACTCTTGTTGGACATTCAACCCGGGGAATATACTTTGACGGTGGTGGATAGTGAAGGAAACCGTATGCAGCAACAGATGGAGGTAAGACAGGCTTCGGGGGATTAA
- the der gene encoding ribosome biogenesis GTPase Der, whose amino-acid sequence MGAIVAIVGRPNVGKSTFFNRLIQRREAIVDAVSGVTRDRHYGKSDWNGKEFSLIDTGGYVLGSDDVFEKEIDKQVELAIDEADAIIFMVDVESGVTGMDEDVAKLLRKVDKPVFLAVNKVDNAQRMADAVEFYALGLGEYFTLSSINGSGTGELLDALVKVLPEKTEEESELPRFAVVGRPNAGKSSFINALIGKDRYIVTDIAGTTRDSIDTKYNQFGFEFNLVDTAGIRRKSKVKEDLEFYSVMRSVRAIEHCDVCILMLDATRGFDGQVENIFWLAQRNNKGIVILVNKWDLVEKETNSVKEYTTKIKEAISPFEDVPILFISVLNKQRIFKAIETAVEVYKNRSKKIVTRKLNDVMLPIIEHTPPPAYKGKYVKIKFCTQLPTPYPQFAFFCNLPQYVRDPYKRFLENKLREHFDFTGVPITIFMRKK is encoded by the coding sequence ATGGGAGCTATTGTGGCCATTGTGGGGAGACCCAATGTAGGAAAGTCTACGTTTTTTAATCGATTGATTCAGCGCCGAGAGGCCATCGTGGACGCCGTGAGCGGTGTTACCCGTGATCGTCACTATGGAAAAAGCGACTGGAACGGCAAGGAATTTTCTTTGATTGATACCGGTGGCTATGTCTTGGGGAGCGATGACGTTTTTGAAAAAGAAATCGATAAGCAGGTAGAATTGGCCATTGATGAGGCGGATGCCATCATTTTTATGGTAGATGTGGAATCTGGGGTCACCGGAATGGACGAGGACGTGGCCAAGCTGCTCAGAAAGGTGGACAAGCCCGTTTTTTTGGCCGTGAACAAAGTGGATAACGCCCAGCGAATGGCAGATGCCGTTGAATTTTATGCTTTGGGGCTGGGCGAATACTTCACATTATCCAGTATCAATGGAAGCGGAACTGGGGAACTGCTGGATGCCTTGGTCAAAGTGCTTCCAGAAAAAACCGAAGAAGAGAGTGAACTCCCACGCTTTGCTGTAGTGGGTCGACCCAACGCTGGAAAATCGTCCTTTATCAATGCCTTGATTGGGAAGGACCGATACATTGTCACCGATATTGCTGGAACCACCCGTGACAGTATCGATACCAAATACAATCAATTTGGATTTGAATTCAATTTGGTGGATACGGCAGGAATCCGACGGAAATCCAAGGTCAAGGAAGATTTGGAATTTTACTCCGTAATGCGTTCCGTGCGTGCCATTGAGCATTGCGATGTCTGTATTTTGATGTTAGATGCGACCCGTGGTTTTGATGGACAGGTGGAAAATATTTTTTGGTTGGCCCAGCGCAACAATAAAGGTATTGTGATTCTGGTGAACAAATGGGATTTGGTGGAAAAGGAAACCAATTCGGTAAAAGAGTATACGACCAAGATAAAAGAAGCCATTTCGCCTTTTGAGGATGTCCCCATTCTTTTTATTTCGGTATTGAACAAGCAACGTATTTTCAAGGCGATAGAAACTGCTGTGGAGGTCTATAAAAACCGTTCAAAGAAAATCGTGACCCGAAAATTGAACGATGTCATGTTGCCCATTATTGAGCATACCCCACCTCCGGCGTATAAGGGAAAATATGTGAAAATCAAGTTTTGCACCCAACTGCCAACGCCTTATCCGCAGTTTGCCTTTTTCTGCAATTTGCCCCAATACGTCCGTGACCCGTACAAGCGTTTCTTGGAAAACAAACTCCGGGAGCATTTTGATTTTACTGGAGTGCCCATCACTATTTTTATGCGGAAGAAGTAA
- the era gene encoding GTPase Era: MAHKAGFVNIIGNPNVGKSTLMNAFVGEKLSIITSKAQTTRHRILGIVNGDDFQVILSDTPGIIKPAYELQTSMMDFVKSAFEDADVLLYMVEIGEKALKDEAFFKKIQNSKIPVLLLLNKIDTSDQETLEAQMQHWQSLLPKAEIHPISALENFNVKEVFERILELLPEAPPYYPKDQLTDKPERFFVNETIREKILLHYKKEIPYSVEVETEEFLEDDDIIRIRSVIMVERDTQKGIIIGHKGSALKRVGVESRKDLEKFFDKQVHIELYVKVNKNWRSNSQQLRRFGYNG, from the coding sequence GTGGCACATAAAGCAGGTTTTGTAAATATTATTGGAAATCCCAACGTGGGTAAATCCACCTTGATGAACGCCTTTGTGGGTGAAAAACTTTCCATTATCACATCCAAGGCACAGACCACCCGTCACCGAATTTTGGGAATTGTCAACGGGGATGATTTTCAGGTGATTCTTTCTGATACACCAGGCATTATAAAACCGGCCTATGAGCTTCAGACGTCCATGATGGATTTTGTAAAATCCGCTTTTGAGGATGCCGATGTGTTGCTTTATATGGTTGAAATTGGTGAGAAGGCATTGAAGGACGAAGCTTTTTTTAAAAAAATTCAGAACAGCAAAATTCCTGTTTTACTCCTATTGAATAAGATTGATACTTCGGACCAAGAAACCTTGGAAGCACAAATGCAACACTGGCAAAGCTTGTTGCCCAAGGCAGAAATCCATCCCATTTCAGCATTGGAAAATTTCAATGTAAAGGAAGTTTTTGAACGAATTTTGGAATTGCTTCCAGAGGCTCCTCCGTACTATCCCAAGGATCAACTCACCGATAAACCCGAACGCTTTTTTGTCAATGAGACCATCCGCGAGAAAATATTACTGCACTATAAAAAGGAAATCCCATATTCCGTTGAGGTGGAGACCGAAGAATTTTTGGAAGATGACGACATCATCCGAATCCGGTCCGTGATCATGGTGGAACGTGATACCCAAAAAGGCATCATCATCGGGCATAAAGGGAGTGCGTTAAAAAGAGTAGGGGTTGAATCCAGAAAAGACTTGGAAAAATTCTTTGACAAACAGGTCCACATCGAATTGTATGTGAAGGTCAATAAAAACTGGCGGAGCAATTCGCAACAACTTCGGAGATTTGGGTACAACGGTTAA